One genomic region from Lates calcarifer isolate ASB-BC8 linkage group LG10, TLL_Latcal_v3, whole genome shotgun sequence encodes:
- the LOC108893856 gene encoding uncharacterized protein LOC108893856: MLEREIALEALGFLCNATVTSVQQQNLTGQLNPDDVGGAQLLTIFDEKPVHVSLEDLSEDKKTGKLRIHLTVDEEKLFEPRFDYDFSHLKDTETPYTRGGEEYKRPCGWYRFGLKVQGKYGDDTWLGTGNSRTGSCPGEWPVSYHGTSAAGADGIIKECYKAGDRQVYGRGVYSTPDVSVAEGFLKTFTSKNGKTYKVILQNRINPQYRQKHCNSLFWLIPIPKGTPEAEEKMMVERAVRPYGLLLQEVNYSPNKPVKKKCNVI; encoded by the exons ATGCTTGAAagagaaattgcacttgaagcTTTGGGATTCCTCTGCAATGCCACAGTTACCTCTGTTCAACAACAGAACCTCACTGGACAGCTGAACCCTGATGATGTTGGAGGAGCACAGCTGCTCACCATCTTCGATGAAAAACC TGTCCACGTCAGTCTCGAAGATTTAAGTGAGgataaaaaaacaggaaagcTTCGAATTCATCTCACTGTCGACGAGGAGAAATTATTTGAGCCCAGATTCGACTATGATTTCAGCCACTTGAAAGACACGGAGACACCTTATAcgagaggtggagaggagtaTAAACGCCCCTGTGGTTGGTACCGGTTTGGCCTCAAG GTCCAGGGTAAGTACGGTGACGACACCTGGCTGGGAACCGGAAACAGTAGAACTGGGTCCTGTCCAGGAGAGTGGCCTGTGTCCTACCACGGGACATCAGCAGCAGGTGCTGACGGCATCATCAAAGAGTGCTACAAG GCAGGTGATCGACAGGTGTACGGCAGGGGGGTTTATTCTACTCCTGACGTCTCTGTGGCGGAGGGATTTCTCAAAACATTCACCTCCAAGAATGGCAAGACGTACAAAGTGATTCTGCAGAATCGAATCAACCCCcagtacagacagaaacactgcaacAGCCTTTTCTGGCTGATTCCCATCCCCAAAGGAACAccagaagcagaggagaagatgatGGTGGAGAGGGCCGTCCGTCCTTATGGCCTCCTGCTGCAAGAGGTCAATTATAGTCCAAACAaacctgtgaaaaaaaagtgcaaCGTAATCTGA